From the Ruania alkalisoli genome, one window contains:
- a CDS encoding sugar phosphate isomerase/epimerase family protein gives MARPITLFTGQWADMPFEELCRRAGEWGYDGLEIACWGDHLDPNRAATDDDYVAEKLAILEKNNLKVWTISNHLKGQAVCDDPIDERHRDILPDSVWGDGDPEGVRQRAAEEMKNTARAAKRLGVKTVTGFTGSSIWKYVAMFPPVRDELVEAGYQDFADRWNPILDVFDEQGVRFALEVHPSEIAYDYWTTVKTLEAIGHRESFGINWDPSHMVWQQLDPVGFLLDFPEKIFHVHCKDTKVRINNGRNGRLSSHLPWADPRRGWDFISTGHGDVPWEDAFRALNHIGYDGPLSVEWEDAGMDRLVGAPEALEFVRNVSKYEPSEAAFDAAFSTR, from the coding sequence ATGGCACGACCGATCACCCTGTTCACCGGCCAGTGGGCCGATATGCCGTTCGAGGAACTGTGCCGGCGGGCCGGCGAGTGGGGCTATGACGGCCTCGAGATCGCCTGCTGGGGCGACCACCTCGACCCGAACCGCGCCGCCACCGACGACGACTACGTGGCCGAGAAGCTCGCCATCCTCGAGAAGAACAACCTCAAGGTCTGGACGATCTCCAACCACCTCAAGGGTCAGGCCGTCTGCGACGACCCGATCGACGAGCGGCACCGCGACATCCTGCCGGACTCGGTCTGGGGCGACGGCGACCCCGAAGGTGTGCGCCAGCGCGCCGCTGAGGAGATGAAGAACACCGCCCGCGCCGCGAAGCGCCTCGGGGTCAAGACCGTCACCGGGTTCACCGGTTCGTCGATCTGGAAGTACGTCGCGATGTTCCCGCCGGTGCGGGACGAGCTCGTCGAGGCCGGGTATCAGGACTTCGCCGACCGCTGGAACCCGATCCTGGACGTCTTCGACGAGCAGGGCGTGCGGTTCGCACTCGAGGTGCACCCCAGCGAGATCGCCTACGACTACTGGACCACCGTGAAGACGCTGGAGGCGATCGGCCACCGGGAGTCCTTCGGGATCAACTGGGACCCCAGCCACATGGTCTGGCAGCAGCTCGACCCCGTGGGCTTCCTGCTCGACTTCCCCGAGAAGATCTTCCACGTGCACTGCAAGGACACCAAGGTGCGCATCAATAACGGCCGCAACGGGCGCTTGTCCTCGCACCTGCCGTGGGCGGACCCGCGCCGCGGGTGGGACTTCATCTCCACCGGCCACGGCGACGTGCCGTGGGAGGACGCGTTCCGCGCTCTCAACCACATCGGCTACGACGGCCCGCTCTCGGTGGAGTGGGAGGACGCCGGCATGGACCGCCTCGTCGGCGCCCCCGAGGCCCTGGAGTTCGTGCGCAACGTGAGTAAGTACGAGCCGTCGGAGGCCGCCTTCGACGCGGCGTTCTCCACGCGCTGA
- a CDS encoding Gfo/Idh/MocA family protein, whose protein sequence is MSTQSPPLNVAMIGYAFMGAAHSQGWRVAPRFFDLPLNPVQHLICGRNPENLAAAAANLGWAHTETDWRTAIARDDVDLVDICTPGNTHAEIAIAALEAGKHVLCEKPLANSVAEAEQMAAAAEKAAANGVKAMVGFTYRRVPAIQLARQLVAEGELGEIRQVRAQYLQDWLADPQAPLSWRLQKDVAGSGALGDIGAHIADAVQFITGEHITGVAGLTETFVKERPVETERVGIAGVGGDELGPVTVDDAAIWLARLSGGAISTFEATRFAWGRKNALRIEINGTQGSVAFDLERLNELQYFDAREGTRTNGFRTILVTEGEHPYIAAWWPPGHGLGYEHGFTHQVVDLVTALAEGTQPEPSFADGLRVQRVLDAVERSSAENSTWTEVPA, encoded by the coding sequence ATGAGCACCCAGTCCCCGCCGCTGAACGTGGCGATGATCGGCTACGCCTTCATGGGCGCCGCCCACTCCCAGGGGTGGCGCGTGGCCCCCCGGTTCTTCGACCTGCCCCTGAACCCCGTGCAGCACCTCATCTGCGGGCGCAACCCCGAGAACCTCGCCGCCGCAGCGGCCAACCTCGGCTGGGCCCACACCGAGACCGACTGGCGCACGGCCATCGCACGCGACGACGTCGACCTCGTCGACATCTGCACCCCGGGGAACACGCACGCCGAGATCGCGATCGCCGCGCTGGAGGCGGGCAAGCACGTGCTGTGCGAGAAGCCCCTGGCGAACAGCGTGGCCGAGGCCGAGCAGATGGCGGCGGCCGCTGAGAAGGCTGCGGCGAATGGTGTGAAGGCGATGGTCGGATTCACCTACCGGCGTGTGCCCGCCATTCAGCTCGCGAGGCAGCTCGTGGCTGAGGGGGAGCTGGGCGAGATCCGTCAGGTCCGTGCCCAATACCTGCAGGACTGGCTCGCCGATCCGCAGGCCCCGCTCTCATGGCGCCTCCAGAAGGATGTTGCCGGCTCCGGGGCCCTGGGCGACATTGGCGCCCACATCGCCGACGCCGTGCAGTTCATCACCGGGGAGCACATCACCGGCGTGGCCGGGCTGACTGAGACGTTCGTCAAGGAACGCCCGGTCGAGACCGAGCGGGTCGGGATCGCCGGCGTCGGGGGAGATGAGCTCGGGCCCGTCACTGTGGACGACGCCGCGATCTGGCTGGCACGCCTCTCCGGTGGGGCGATCAGCACCTTCGAGGCGACCCGGTTCGCGTGGGGGCGCAAGAACGCGCTGCGCATCGAGATCAACGGTACGCAGGGATCGGTCGCCTTCGACCTGGAGCGTCTCAACGAGCTGCAGTACTTCGACGCCCGCGAAGGCACCCGCACCAACGGGTTCCGCACCATCCTCGTCACCGAGGGCGAGCACCCCTACATCGCCGCCTGGTGGCCTCCGGGCCACGGCCTCGGCTACGAGCACGGGTTCACCCACCAGGTGGTGGACCTGGTGACCGCGCTCGCCGAGGGCACCCAGCCCGAGCCGTCCTTCGCCGACGGGCTGCGGGTGCAGCGCGTGCTCGACGCCGTCGAGCGGTCGTCCGCCGAGAACAGCACCTGGACAGAAGTCCCCGCCTGA
- a CDS encoding ROK family transcriptional regulator, whose translation MPTTTATPAPDGRSAVGAGQLLQVLRDGVPRTRADLVAETGLARSTVTLRLDALLRTGLLRSETGTSTGGRPPIFVRFDPRARTVLAIDLGAAHLAVAVTDLDGNVLAEHREDLDITLGPGPVLDIATRRGQELLAEVGGTSPLAGVGIGLPGPVEQATGRPRTPPIMPGWDGADVVGVLGQSFKAPVLVDNDVDLMALGEHITSYPTTAHLMFVKIATGVGAGIVADHRLVRGADGAAGDLGHVAVPGGAPVQCACGNTGCLEALTSGTAILRSVRALGHDARRLEEVQALLGDPGVAEVVRLAGQNLGAVLAGCVNLLNPSVIVIGGPLAHEPSPLFEGIEQMVRGRSLPLATSKLQVVASRTGGRAGLLGGARVVIDRVLDPRTVDAMGSA comes from the coding sequence GTGCCCACGACCACCGCCACGCCTGCACCCGACGGACGCTCCGCCGTCGGGGCCGGGCAGTTGCTGCAGGTGCTGCGCGACGGGGTACCCCGCACCCGGGCGGACCTGGTGGCCGAGACGGGGCTCGCGCGCTCCACGGTGACGCTGCGCCTGGACGCGCTGCTACGTACCGGGCTGCTGCGCTCGGAGACGGGTACCTCGACGGGTGGACGGCCTCCGATCTTCGTCCGCTTCGATCCCCGGGCCCGCACCGTGCTGGCGATCGACCTCGGGGCGGCCCACCTGGCCGTCGCGGTGACCGATCTCGACGGGAACGTGCTGGCCGAGCATCGGGAGGATCTGGACATCACCCTCGGTCCGGGCCCTGTGCTCGACATCGCTACCCGACGCGGCCAGGAGCTGCTGGCAGAGGTTGGCGGTACGAGCCCGCTCGCCGGAGTCGGCATCGGGCTCCCGGGTCCGGTGGAACAGGCCACCGGCAGGCCACGAACTCCGCCGATCATGCCCGGCTGGGACGGTGCGGACGTTGTCGGGGTGCTGGGGCAGAGCTTCAAGGCGCCGGTACTGGTGGACAACGACGTCGACCTGATGGCGCTCGGTGAGCACATCACCAGCTATCCCACGACGGCGCACCTGATGTTCGTGAAGATCGCCACCGGCGTGGGGGCCGGGATCGTGGCCGATCACCGGCTGGTGCGTGGCGCCGACGGCGCGGCCGGGGACCTGGGGCACGTCGCAGTACCGGGCGGGGCGCCGGTGCAGTGCGCCTGCGGCAACACCGGGTGCCTGGAGGCACTTACCAGCGGGACGGCGATCCTTCGCTCGGTGCGGGCGTTGGGCCACGACGCACGGCGGTTGGAGGAGGTGCAGGCACTGCTCGGCGATCCCGGGGTCGCCGAGGTCGTCCGCCTGGCCGGGCAGAACCTGGGTGCAGTGCTCGCCGGCTGCGTCAACCTCCTCAATCCATCGGTGATCGTGATCGGCGGGCCGCTCGCGCACGAGCCGAGCCCGCTCTTCGAGGGCATCGAGCAGATGGTGCGCGGGCGTTCGCTCCCGCTCGCCACGAGCAAGCTGCAGGTCGTGGCGAGCCGCACCGGGGGCCGGGCCGGGCTGCTGGGCGGGGCGCGCGTGGTGATCGACCGGGTGCTGGATCCTCGGACCGTGGACGCCATGGGATCGGCATAA
- the ligA gene encoding NAD-dependent DNA ligase LigA — MNDASISTDDATVDPDVRSRWDELAAQVRYAREAYYDSDAQLMSDAAFDELFRELEELEQQHPQLRTPDSPTQVVGAARSALFDPVEHAEPMLSLDNVFSVEELTEWAAKTAAAAGRAPAWLCELKIDGLAISLRYERGRLTSAATRGDGRTGEDVTINALRVAGIPERLAGTDHPDLVEVRGEVFIPTQAFAELNDLQARLQERAVAAARERWESRAKNASEATRGTFDEQREAAAAARRFPAFANPRNAASGGLRQQLEKKTGLEREAGDARVAALRLYVHGIGAWPRPPVAAQSEIYDLLAGWGLPVSPHSKVCTTIEEVAAFVEYHGEHRHDVEHEIDGVVVKVDELALHDELGATSRAPRWAIAYKYPPEEVHTKLLDIAVGVGRTGRATPYGVMEPVLVAGSVVRQATLHNQDVVRAKGVLIGDTVVLRKAGDVIPEILGPVVELRDGSETEFVMPAECPECGTELRPMKEEDIDLRCPNAESCPAQVRGRVEHIGSRGGLDIEALGEVTAAALTQPRVPRNPPLVTEARLFDLTIDELVPIEVVVRDAETGEPKADDDGEPSLRRPFQKTVRDYPPEAAGLTAAERRKAGIRQVEQVVPSSQAETLVAELEKAKTKDLWRQLVSLNIRHVGPVAARALADWFGSLDAIEAASEDELAQVEGVGPTIAAAVTEWLTVEWHREILTQWRAAGVRFTVPDHPGPGAARQEGPLTGLTVVVTGSMEHFTRDGAKEAIIAAGGKAAGSVSKKTDYVVVGPGAGSKEAKARDLGLPILDEAGFERLLKEGPDAVAESPD, encoded by the coding sequence GTGAACGACGCATCGATCTCCACCGACGACGCCACCGTCGATCCTGACGTCCGGTCCCGCTGGGACGAGCTCGCCGCCCAGGTGCGCTACGCCCGGGAGGCCTACTACGACAGTGATGCCCAGCTGATGTCGGACGCAGCCTTCGACGAGCTGTTCCGCGAACTGGAGGAACTCGAGCAGCAGCACCCTCAGCTGCGCACTCCGGACTCGCCCACGCAGGTGGTGGGAGCGGCCCGGTCGGCGTTGTTCGACCCAGTCGAGCACGCCGAGCCGATGCTGAGCCTGGACAACGTGTTCTCGGTAGAGGAACTGACCGAGTGGGCGGCGAAGACTGCGGCCGCAGCGGGCCGGGCACCGGCGTGGTTGTGCGAGCTGAAGATCGATGGGCTGGCCATCTCGTTGCGGTATGAGCGCGGGCGCCTGACCAGTGCCGCCACGCGTGGGGATGGGCGCACCGGGGAGGACGTGACCATCAACGCACTGCGGGTGGCGGGTATCCCTGAGCGACTCGCGGGCACCGATCATCCCGATCTGGTGGAGGTGCGCGGGGAGGTGTTCATCCCGACGCAGGCGTTCGCTGAGCTGAACGACCTGCAGGCCCGACTCCAGGAGCGAGCCGTGGCCGCCGCTCGCGAGCGGTGGGAGTCGCGGGCCAAGAACGCTTCAGAGGCGACTCGGGGCACTTTCGATGAGCAGCGTGAGGCGGCTGCGGCAGCGCGACGGTTCCCGGCGTTCGCGAACCCGCGCAATGCGGCCAGCGGCGGGCTGCGTCAGCAGCTGGAGAAGAAGACCGGCCTGGAACGGGAGGCCGGTGACGCGCGCGTGGCGGCGCTGCGGTTGTACGTGCACGGGATCGGTGCCTGGCCGCGCCCACCAGTGGCCGCGCAGAGTGAGATCTACGATCTCCTGGCCGGCTGGGGACTCCCGGTGAGCCCGCACTCGAAGGTGTGCACCACCATCGAGGAGGTCGCCGCGTTCGTCGAGTATCACGGCGAGCACCGGCACGATGTCGAGCACGAGATCGACGGCGTGGTGGTGAAGGTGGACGAGCTCGCCCTGCATGACGAGCTCGGGGCGACCAGTCGTGCTCCCCGGTGGGCGATCGCCTACAAGTACCCACCGGAGGAGGTACACACCAAGCTCCTCGACATCGCCGTCGGGGTCGGGCGCACCGGTCGTGCCACACCGTACGGCGTGATGGAACCGGTGCTGGTGGCCGGCAGCGTGGTCCGGCAGGCAACGTTGCACAACCAGGACGTCGTGCGAGCCAAGGGCGTGCTCATCGGGGACACCGTGGTGCTGCGCAAGGCCGGGGACGTGATCCCGGAGATCCTCGGCCCGGTCGTCGAGCTGCGGGACGGCAGCGAGACGGAGTTCGTGATGCCGGCCGAGTGCCCCGAGTGCGGCACTGAGTTGCGACCGATGAAGGAGGAGGATATCGATCTGCGGTGCCCGAACGCGGAGTCCTGCCCGGCGCAGGTTCGCGGCCGGGTCGAGCACATCGGCTCCCGGGGCGGGCTGGACATCGAAGCCCTCGGGGAAGTGACGGCGGCGGCGCTGACCCAGCCTCGCGTGCCCCGGAATCCTCCGCTCGTGACCGAGGCGCGACTGTTCGACCTCACCATCGACGAACTCGTCCCGATCGAAGTAGTGGTCCGTGACGCCGAGACCGGTGAGCCGAAGGCCGACGATGACGGCGAACCTTCCCTCCGCCGACCGTTCCAGAAGACGGTGCGCGACTACCCGCCGGAGGCCGCCGGGTTGACCGCCGCCGAGCGCCGCAAGGCAGGTATCCGACAGGTCGAGCAGGTGGTGCCTTCTAGCCAGGCCGAGACGCTCGTCGCCGAACTGGAGAAGGCCAAGACCAAGGACCTGTGGCGCCAGCTCGTCAGTCTCAACATCCGCCACGTCGGACCGGTCGCGGCACGGGCGCTCGCGGACTGGTTCGGATCCTTGGACGCGATCGAGGCGGCGAGTGAAGACGAGCTTGCGCAGGTCGAGGGTGTCGGGCCCACGATTGCGGCGGCCGTCACCGAATGGCTCACCGTGGAGTGGCACCGGGAGATCCTGACCCAGTGGCGAGCTGCCGGGGTCCGCTTCACCGTCCCCGACCATCCAGGCCCGGGTGCCGCCCGGCAGGAGGGGCCGCTGACCGGCCTGACCGTCGTGGTGACCGGCTCGATGGAGCACTTCACCCGGGACGGCGCGAAGGAGGCCATCATCGCTGCCGGCGGAAAGGCCGCCGGGTCCGTGTCGAAGAAGACCGACTACGTGGTGGTCGGCCCTGGCGCCGGATCGAAGGAGGCCAAGGCGCGGGATCTCGGGTTGCCGATCCTCGACGAGGCCGGGTTCGAGCGGCTACTCAAGGAAGGACCGGACGCCGTGGCGGAGAGTCCGGACTGA
- a CDS encoding multidrug effflux MFS transporter has product MLFTMVLAGLAMIGPFTIDTVFPAFEQMGGEFRADTAAMQQVTSLYLLSFAVMSIFHGPISDAMGRKPVMIIGLLGFTAATILCALAPTLPVMLVGRLLQGGFAGAATIVSRVVIRDLFSGSAAQRLMSNVMMIFSVAPAIAPVVGGWLLSVGPWQSIFWAIACYGVVMAVTVGVVLPETLPTAERRPLNAASVVRAVIRVGSRGAVVRLALLTAFTFGAQFTYIAAAPIIVVDLLGLGERDFWVLFVPLIGGIMAGAFISGRTADRVPRRRLIDVAMTFALVAIAVNVLIVAWQPSLPWVMLAPPLAATAVGTMFPVLNLEILDQAPDDRGAAASLGAFGTLFGNAVLAGVIIPVVSGSLLHLALTSLVYAVLAMVLWRWHRSRPSDPAATPLPHERS; this is encoded by the coding sequence TTGCTGTTCACCATGGTGCTCGCCGGGCTGGCGATGATCGGCCCGTTCACGATCGACACAGTCTTCCCGGCGTTCGAGCAGATGGGCGGCGAGTTCCGCGCCGATACCGCCGCCATGCAGCAGGTGACGAGTTTGTACCTGCTGTCGTTCGCCGTCATGAGCATCTTTCATGGCCCGATCTCGGATGCGATGGGCCGCAAGCCGGTGATGATCATCGGGCTGCTCGGGTTCACGGCCGCGACGATCCTGTGTGCCCTCGCGCCGACACTGCCGGTGATGCTGGTGGGGCGGTTGCTGCAGGGAGGATTCGCCGGGGCCGCCACGATCGTCAGCCGGGTGGTGATCCGGGACCTATTCTCCGGGTCGGCGGCACAGCGGTTGATGTCGAACGTGATGATGATCTTCTCCGTCGCGCCGGCGATCGCGCCCGTGGTGGGCGGGTGGTTGCTGAGCGTGGGGCCGTGGCAGTCGATCTTCTGGGCCATCGCGTGCTACGGGGTGGTCATGGCCGTCACCGTGGGCGTGGTACTTCCCGAAACCCTCCCGACGGCGGAGCGTCGCCCCCTCAATGCAGCTTCCGTGGTGCGGGCGGTCATCCGGGTGGGCTCCCGGGGTGCCGTGGTGCGGCTGGCGCTGCTGACAGCCTTCACGTTCGGGGCCCAGTTCACCTATATCGCGGCGGCACCGATCATCGTGGTGGACCTGCTGGGCCTGGGTGAGCGCGACTTCTGGGTGCTGTTCGTGCCGCTGATCGGCGGGATCATGGCGGGTGCGTTCATCTCTGGGCGGACTGCGGACCGAGTGCCGCGCCGGCGGCTGATCGACGTGGCCATGACATTCGCGCTGGTAGCGATAGCTGTGAACGTTCTCATCGTGGCGTGGCAGCCCTCGCTGCCGTGGGTGATGCTCGCTCCCCCGCTTGCCGCGACCGCCGTGGGCACGATGTTCCCGGTGCTGAACCTGGAGATCCTCGACCAGGCCCCCGATGATCGCGGGGCCGCTGCCTCGCTCGGTGCGTTCGGGACGTTGTTCGGCAATGCCGTACTTGCCGGGGTCATCATTCCGGTGGTCTCGGGGTCGCTACTGCATCTGGCGTTGACGAGCCTGGTGTATGCCGTGCTTGCGATGGTGTTGTGGCGGTGGCATCGGTCGCGGCCATCCGACCCCGCCGCTACGCCCCTCCCGCACGAGCGAAGCTGA
- a CDS encoding luciferase family protein, producing MLNEPRPGARPTTSDQGPHRQLDQRAPAALWGELVARVFQLDGVVEGISQVSPPSSRAVFIRDMPDERSPETSLAPGRRLEPAHLHGVEDTSVHLVLPADRGDALVRLGWAEPHQYADYDTEFMVYGPRNTAELEAVLSVVEQSLSFARAGGA from the coding sequence ATGCTGAACGAGCCGAGGCCCGGAGCGCGTCCGACGACCTCCGACCAGGGGCCACACCGCCAGTTGGATCAGCGTGCACCAGCAGCCCTGTGGGGCGAGCTCGTCGCCAGAGTCTTCCAGCTCGACGGGGTGGTGGAGGGCATCAGTCAGGTCTCACCGCCATCGTCACGGGCCGTCTTCATCCGCGACATGCCTGATGAGCGCTCTCCGGAAACCTCTCTTGCGCCGGGCAGGCGCCTGGAGCCGGCACATCTGCACGGTGTCGAAGACACCAGCGTCCATCTCGTGTTGCCGGCGGATCGAGGAGACGCACTCGTACGGCTCGGCTGGGCCGAGCCACACCAGTACGCCGACTACGACACCGAGTTCATGGTCTACGGCCCGCGGAATACGGCCGAGTTGGAGGCGGTGCTCTCCGTGGTCGAGCAGAGTCTCAGCTTCGCTCGTGCGGGAGGGGCGTAG
- a CDS encoding DUF222 domain-containing protein has product MTSTAAHDTFSVSAGKGLLAAVRATGVAARAVEVERAELVLAWVREGAIIPGEVDPDDVVDGGGVFDPDEHAGLPGTQEPMRLAGAGAPRVPDLGFVSLAAALGMSNEAALGYVGAVVELAYRLPVLWGRVRAGQVSITRARAVTRLTKRLPADGAAWVDSQVAWTIGSCSLGQIERTVTAAMESFDPERAERDRLAELERRRFDIHQDEVSTARGCGGGGRGPARARRCVQPGGRGESGSPGTDPDDARHERGCPPFPRRRRPRPRPDAPPPARHQ; this is encoded by the coding sequence ATGACCTCGACAGCAGCTCACGACACCTTCTCGGTTTCGGCCGGGAAGGGATTGTTGGCTGCGGTGCGGGCTACTGGGGTGGCGGCTCGCGCGGTGGAGGTCGAGCGGGCTGAACTCGTCCTGGCGTGGGTGAGGGAGGGGGCGATCATCCCGGGCGAGGTCGACCCCGATGACGTGGTCGACGGCGGTGGGGTGTTCGACCCGGACGAACATGCCGGTCTTCCGGGCACGCAGGAACCGATGCGGTTGGCGGGTGCGGGTGCTCCGCGGGTGCCGGATCTGGGGTTTGTGTCGTTGGCGGCGGCGTTGGGGATGTCGAACGAGGCCGCGTTGGGGTATGTGGGTGCGGTGGTGGAGCTGGCGTACCGGTTGCCGGTGCTGTGGGGCCGGGTGCGGGCCGGGCAGGTCAGCATCACCCGGGCCCGGGCGGTGACCCGGTTGACGAAGCGACTCCCCGCCGATGGGGCAGCGTGGGTGGACTCCCAGGTGGCGTGGACGATCGGGTCGTGTTCGTTGGGCCAGATCGAGCGCACCGTCACCGCGGCGATGGAGTCCTTCGACCCCGAGCGGGCCGAGCGGGACCGGCTGGCCGAGCTGGAGCGGCGCCGGTTCGACATCCACCAGGACGAGGTGTCCACCGCCCGGGGGTGCGGTGGTGGAGGTCGAGGGCCGGCTCGAGCTCGCCGATGCGTTCAACCTGGAGGCCGCGGTGAGAGCGGGAGCCCGGGCACTGACCCCGATGATGCCCGGCACGAGCGAGGCTGTCCGCCGTTCCCTCGCCGTCGGCGACCTCGCCCGCGCCCAGACGCCCCTCCCCCTGCACGGCACCAGTGA